In Oryza sativa Japonica Group chromosome 2, ASM3414082v1, the following are encoded in one genomic region:
- the LOC4330674 gene encoding E2F transcription factor-like E2FE, with translation MATAAVMAAVPSSSPADAAEAVVMTEAVPSLPQRQQPVFVEGRGGKLRDHAYSRKQKSLGLLCSNFVALYNRDDVESIGLDDAARRLGVERRRIYDIVNVLESVGILVRKAKNRYSWIGFGGVPMALRELKERALREKSGLAPLPVEEPSAAIMSDDEDEDKMGDADGDTESEKLSQPVDNPSDNKPGAPRCRLRSDHRKEKSLGLLTQNFVKLFLTMEVDTISLDEAAKLLLGEGHAENSMRTKVRRLYDIANVLSSLNFIDKIQQADSRKPAFRWLGSAGKPKAENGVTIAVPPPGKTISNKRAFGTELTNIDINRSRLDSTIPKKAKLTLSGGEILKNCKLSVQKQLGQGSKGGFVYGPFHPAGARKQELDNGNKGHTDNVQNWESLAASFRPQYQNQALGDLFAHYVEAWKSWYSEFAQGSSMMQQHFGMPVINQFL, from the exons atggcgacggcggcggtgatggctgCTGTACCCTCGTCTTCGCCGGCCGACGCGGCGGAGGCTGTGGTTATGACGGAGGCGGTGCCTTCTCTCCCGCAACGCCAGCAGCCGGTGTTCGTCGAGGGCAGAGGCGGGAAGCTGCGTGACCACGCCTACAGCCGCAAGCAGAAGTCGCTCGGCCTCCTCTGCTCCAA TTTCGTCGCTCTGTACAACCGCGACGACGTGGAGTCTATCGGGCTGGACGACGCGGCTAGGAGGCTCGGCGTGGAGAGGCGCCGGATCTACGACATCGTCAACGTGCTCGAGAGCGTAGGG ATCCTCGTGAGGAAGGCCAAGAATCGTTATTCTTGGATAGGCTTCGGCGGCGTCCCAATGGCATTGCGAGAACTCAAG GAGAGGGCATTGAGAGAGAAGTCTGGATTGGCTCCTCTGCCCGTGGAGGAGCCGTCTGCAGCCATT ATGTCGGATGACGAAGATGAAGATAAGATGGGTGACGCTGATGGTGATACCGAGAGCGAGAAGCTGAGTCAACCAGTTGACAACCCTTCTGACAACAAGCCAGGCGCACCTCGCTGCCGGCTTAGATCTG ACCATAGGAAGGAGAAGTCGCTTGGGTTGCTCACGCAGAATTTCGTGAAACTCTTCCTGACCATGGAG GTTGACACAATCTCACTTGATGAAGCTGCAAAGCTGCTACTTGGAGAAGGTCACGCAGAGAACAGTATGAGAA CTAAAGTCCGGAGACTGTATGACATTGCTAACGTGCTGTCATCACTGAATTTCATTGATAAG ATACAACAGGCAGACTCAAGGAAACCTGCATTCCGGTGGTTGGGCTCAGCGGGGAAACCAAAAGCTGAAAATGGTGTCACAATCGCAGTACCTCCACCAGGGAAGACCATATCGAACAAGAGAGCATTTGGGACTGAACTCACTAACATTGACATAAACAGAAGCAGACTGGACTCAACAATCCCAAAGAAAGCAAAGCTGACACTGAGTGGTGGTGAAATTTTGAAGAACTGCAAATTGTCAGTGCAGAAACAGCTCGGGCAGGGTAGCAAGGGTGGTTTTGTTTATGGGCCTTTCCACCCTGCTGGTGCAAGAAAACAAGAGCTTGACAATGGTAATAAAGGACACACAGATAATGTTCAAAACTGGGAGAGCCTTGCTGCTTCATTTCGACCACAATACCAGAACCAAG CATTGGGCGATCTTTTTGCTCATTATGTGGAAGCCTGGAAATCGTGGTACTCTGAATTTGCGCAAGGCAGCAGCATGATGCAGCAGCACTTTGGCATGCCTGTCATTAACCAGTTTTTGTAG
- the LOC9270619 gene encoding TORTIFOLIA1-like protein 3 codes for MGTAGRARGGEPLKLRVNRCLLKLSDRDTEAMAAAELEAIARALAADELGAFVSAVSDARPTDKTPLRRHALRALALVAAAHPRDAVAPLVPRILAAALRRVRDQDSSVRAALVDTARAAAAASASASPALRPLTDALLHEQDQCAQTAAALATAAAVEASAPTADLASYIHKLQPRLLKLLRSNAFKAKPALISLIGVSASAAGAAEVTASVPCLRDTIASDDWAARKAAAEALAALALEHKDLLVSYKSSCITMFEARRFDKVKIVRDSMNRMIEAWKEIPDVEEDECSSGAPPASHSQRRSSLAGSASDGRYPVASSTRRNSLPASRSPPPDASPSVNKRHSSSSARNKKQSPPSYRKAGQAKNRDYKVDIAVTPDATPIKVVTEEKLLKGGNVRSRLEARRMLFQDGDDRATKVAGLKAGSRVVPYEEGGNMEEISEIGGGSERFQTGYKDEGLSEIRSQLLQIENQQSSLLDLIQKFMGKSENGMNSLETRVHGLEMALDEISRDLAASSGRTSNSEAHVNSCCILNPKFWRRHDASRYSSSFSVSDGRNSSEGSRTSYKWGRQKFGVQGGFVTNPLAEPNISSAARTATAQEGRRKDLTLPKSRMG; via the exons ATGGGCACGgcggggcgggcgcgcggcggcgagccgctgAAGCTGCGGGTGAACAGGTGCCTCCTCAAGCTGTCGGACCGCGACACGGAGGCCATGGCGGCCGCGGAGCTGGAGGCCATCGCGCGGGCGCTGGCCGCGGACGAGCTCGGGGCGTTCGTCTCGGCGGTGTCCGACGCGCGCCCCACCGACAAGaccccgctccgccgccacgcgcTGCGGGCGCTCGCGCTCGTCGCCGCGGCGCACCCGCGCGACGCCGTGGCGCCGCTCGTCCCGcgcatcctcgccgccgcactCCGCCGCGTCCGGGACCAGGACTCCTCCGTGCGCGCCGCGCTCGTCGacaccgcgcgcgcggcggcggccgcgtccgcctccgcctccccggcGCTCCGACCCCTCACCGACGCGCTCCTCCACGAGCAGGACCAGTGCGCGCAGACGGCGGCCGCgctcgccacggccgccgccgtcgaggcctCGGCCCCCACCGCCGACCTCGCTTCCTACATCCACAAGCTCCAACCCCGCCTCCTCAAGCTCCTCCGCAGCAATGCCTTCAAAGCCAAGCCCGCGCTCATCTCTCTCATTGGCGTCTCTGCATCCGCGGCCGGCGCCGCTGAAGTCACCGCCTCTGTCCCGTGCCTCCGCGACACAATCGCCAGCGACGACTGGGCGGCGAGAAAGGCCGCGGCCGAGGCTCTTGCTGCATTGGCCTTAGAACATAAGGATCTTCTCGTCAGCTACAAATCTTCTTGCATCACCATGTTCGAGGCCAGGAGGTTTGACAAG GTCAAGATTGTGCGAGATTCGATGAACAGGATGATCGAGGCATGGAAGGAGATCCCGGATGTTGAAGAGGACGAATGCTCCTCCGGTGCGCCACCGGCATCGCACTCTCAACGACGATCTTCTCTTGCAG GGAGTGCAAGTGATGGGCGATATCCGGTTGCATCGTCGACCAGGAGGAATAGTCTACCTGCAAGCAGGTCGCCTCCTCCTGATGCCTCACCCAGTGTCAACAAAAGGCATAGCTCTTCATCAGCTAGAAACAAGAAGCAATCACCTCCTTCATATCGCAAGGCGGGCCAAGCGAAGAACCGTGATTACAAGGTTGACATTGCTGTTACACCAGATGCCACCCCAATCAAAGTGGTGACAGAGGAGAAGCTTCTGAAAGGAGGCAATGTGAGATCAAGATTGGAAGCAAGGAGGATGCTTTTCCAGGATGGCGATGACAGGGCGACCAAGGTGGCTGGACTGAAAGCAGGATCACGAGTCGTTCCATATGAGGAGGGTGGTAACATGGAAGAAATTTCTGAGATTGGTGGCGGATCAGAGAGGTTTCAGACAGGTTACAAAGACGAGGGATTGTCAGAGATTCGGTCACAACTGCTTCAGATTGAAAATCAGCAGAGCAGTTTACTAGATCTTATCCAG AAATTTATGGGGAAATCTGAGAATGGCATGAATTCTTTGGAGACAAGGGTACATGGACTTGAGATGGCATTGGATGAAATCTCCCGAGATTTAGCTGCCTCGTCAGGAAGGACATCAAACAGCGAAGCTCATGTCAACTCATGCTGCATTCTGAACCCAAAATTCTGGAGGCGTCATGATGCTAGTAGATACTCTTCTAGTTTTTCTGTCTCTGATGGTCGAAACAGTTCGGAGGGGAGCAGAACTTCTTACAAGTGGGGAAGGCAAAAGTTTGGAGTTCAGGGTGGTTTTGTCACCAACCCGTTAGCTGAGCCGAACATTTCGTCTGCTGCGAGAACAGCGACTGCTCAGGAAGGCAGAAGAAAGGATTTGACTTTACCAAAGTCAAG GATGGGCTAG